The Deltaproteobacteria bacterium CG11_big_fil_rev_8_21_14_0_20_49_13 genomic sequence ACAGAGTCCATCATTAGAAGGACCTTTTTCCCCTGATCACGGAAATATTCCGCTATCGCCGTTGCCACATAGGCCGCCTTCATTCTTACAAGGGCAGGTTGATCGGATGTAGAAACTATAACAACGGTCTTTTTAAGACCTTCTTCTCCAAGATCTCGTTCTATAAAATCGCGAACTTCGCGTCCGCGTTCACCAACGAGGCAGATAACGTTTATCTCGGCCTCGGTGTTCCTTGCTATCATGCCTATGAGAGTCGATTTGCCGACACCGGCCGCGGCAAAGAAACCGATACGCTGTCCCTCTCCGCATGTAAGGAGCCCGTCTATCGCGCGGACACCCACGGAGATGGGCCTTGTAACACGTCGGCGCTTCAGCGCCGCCGGAGGATTTGCCATGACTGGATATTCATCGGTGCAGGCAAGGGGCCCTTTTGTCTCCGCATCAAGAGGCTCTCCGAGCCCGTCAATAACGCGCCCCAAAAGCCCCTTTCCAACCCTCACCGTGAGATAACCTCCAGCCGGAATGACATCGTTCCCAAGACCTATGCCTTCAATATCTCCAAGGGGCATGAGCAGAACTTCCTGATCGCGAAAACCGACCACCTCCGCCTTTATGGGAGGACGGTTCCTGTATGGCTCAATGAAGCAGAGCTCTCCGACACGAACCCCCGGGACCACGGCCTTTATGACAAGTCCCGTCAACTCGGTCACCTTTCCCTTGATGCTATAGGTGGATACTGCAGAGAGGTTGTGCTGATACTTATGAAAGTCTACCCGTGGAAGACCTTTTCTGTCTTTTCTGTCTGTCATAGTTCAAGGGCCTTTTTAATGGCCTTAAGCTGCGTTTCAAGACGCGCATCAATGGTTCCTACTTCCGTCTCAACCACACACCCGCCCTTATTTATCGTTTCGTCCTCTCGAAAGGCTATGCGCTTGCTCCTGTCAAATATGTCTTTGAACTCAAAATCGGACGATGTGATTATCTTATGGTCTTCCGGATTTAGATGAACTGTGATCCTTTCACCAAGAGAAGAATCAACCGCCTGCCTGACGATGCTCTTTATCGCCGAATCGTATTCGCGGACCATCTTGCCTATCACCTTTTCGGCTATTATCATGACGAGCTTCAATATCTCGGGCTCGGCATTCTCGTAGAATTTCTCGCGAAGGTTGCTTAAATGAACTGTTTGCTCCGTGACAGACGACATCGCCTCATCGTGGCCCTTTTTAAATCCGTCCTTCTTTGCCTTTTCCATCTCGACATTCACCTGTTCATATATCCTCCTGGCATCTTCTTTTATATGCTCGGCCTCTTGGCTTGCGTCGTCTAATACTAGTTGGGCCTTATCCTTGGCCTCTAAGACCTTCTTGTTGAGGATGCCGCCCCCCTCCGCCGGCATTATATCCGGTGTGGATGCCTTGGCGGCGGTGCCGCCCATTTTCTGGACCTCGTCTTTTTTGATGATTTTGCTCATATTTATTGAAGCAAGAAGCATGAGGCACGAAGCATGATATTCCTGCTTCCTGTTTCTTGCTTCCTACTTTCTACTGTATTATCAGCCATCTTTCCAGTTAAATTTCACTTATTAGGCCGGCCTTTGAAAGGATGGAGAACCTCTCCATGATGAGAGCTTGGCGCTTTTCGGCTAGCTTATTGACGCCGACATGCGCCTCCACAAAGCGTTTGAAGATGTATGAGATGGTCGGGTCAAGCTTCATCTGAAGCAACGTGAAAAGATCCGGTCCTTTCATGGCCTTCGAAAAAGCCGCTAAACCCGTTTCCAAAAGAAGCTTGTCTATATCTTCCTGATCGAAAGCAACTTCAAGTATGGTAAATCTTGCATCTTTAAGAAGCGCTGTGTCTTTGCCTTCGACATCTCTTATTCTTTGCTGAAGTGAGCGCGCCGACCGGATAGGCATGCGGTTAAGAAGGACCTTCACGCCCGACTCGTCGAGGTTCTGGAACGCCATTGCCAGCTCTTGTATCCCGATATCCTTGAAGAGAACGTCTAGGTCTTCCGACCTTAAACGAGCCAGGTCATCAAAAGCCCTTATCTCAAACCGATCGCTGGAAGATTGGATCGCAAACTTCTTTTCAAATCCCTCCCTGATGAGCTTCAATATCTGCGTGGGCACAGCAAAAGATTCCACA encodes the following:
- the fliI gene encoding flagellum-specific ATP synthase FliI (involved in type III protein export during flagellum assembly) translates to MTDRKDRKGLPRVDFHKYQHNLSAVSTYSIKGKVTELTGLVIKAVVPGVRVGELCFIEPYRNRPPIKAEVVGFRDQEVLLMPLGDIEGIGLGNDVIPAGGYLTVRVGKGLLGRVIDGLGEPLDAETKGPLACTDEYPVMANPPAALKRRRVTRPISVGVRAIDGLLTCGEGQRIGFFAAAGVGKSTLIGMIARNTEAEINVICLVGERGREVRDFIERDLGEEGLKKTVVIVSTSDQPALVRMKAAYVATAIAEYFRDQGKKVLLMMDSVTRFARALREIGLAIGEPPARQGYTPSVFSTLPRLLERSGNSDKGSITAFYTILVAGDDMNEPVADETRSILDGHIVLSRAMAARNHYPAIDISESVSRVMDEIIDDDHKDAARKVREIIANYEKERDLILIGAYEEGSDPKVDYAIEKIEEVNNFLKQGIQESVTMDDTVEMLKGMFE